Genomic DNA from uncultured Desulfuromusa sp.:
CAGAGCTCAGGGTCATCTTGTTTCAGACTTGCTTTGGCGTGATTTTCACCGTGGATGCTGTGACAGTCCGTACAGCTGAGATCAGCAAGGGCATGCTCGCTGTGAGTCCAGTCCATCAGGCTGCCGTCAGTATGGCAAGAAGCGCAAATAGCACCGACTTCTTCAGCTGCCAGTTCTGCCGGACGGAGAATTGAATCGGGATCTCCTTCAGCGTCAACGTGCAGGCTGCCGGGACCGTGGCAGGATTCGCAGCCTTTTTCCGCACCCATCATTTCAAAATCTGCCAAACGACCATGGATCGTTTTGGCAAAACCTTCACCACCTGTACTGGCTGGGAAGTCTTCGCCGGCCATGTCGTCATGGCACTCGAGACAGGTGTCCTGTCCCACATAGCTGGCACCATCAACTTGCGGCATGCTAAGCATTTTCTCCCGGATTGCTCCTGTGGCACATGCGGCCAGGAACATCACCAGAAGAAGGACACTTATCAGCCTGCCGGTTTTAATGCCGGTTGACTTGAATAACATGTTACCTCCTTTTAAGTTCTCAAAATGAGAGTTGAGCGACTTGTCCATTTTTTGCTCATTAATTAATGTGTCCCACAGATATAAGTACCCTCCTTTCTTGTGGGGAAATATTCAACTTATTGAATATATGGTATTTTTTACACTGCATACTACACTGCATAAGAATTCAGTTGAAGTTAATCATTGTGATGGGTATATTAGCAGCAATAATAAGGTAAGTTCTTGATATGTAGATAAATATATGTATCTATGGGCATTAGAAGTATTAATGGGGTTTATTCCTGATATTCGAATGGTTATATGGATATAAGATATCTTAAAACATTAGTTACGGTGGTCGAGGTCGGCAGTTTTTCAAAAGCGGCGAGAGCTTTACATTTGACGCAATCTGCGGTGTCTCAGCGGATTAAGTTTCTTGAAGACGCCTACGACTATAGTTTGTTTGATCGTTCTGCGGCGACTTTGACCCTGACGTCTTCCGGAGAAATGGTTCTGGAAAGTGCCCGGCAGATTCTTGGTATTCAAGATTCGCTGATGGGGAGGCTAAGGCGAATAAAAGAGCGTCCCAGAGTTTCTCTCTGTTGCACGCCGACATTCGGGACGGTTTATTTGCCGGGAGTCCTTAACCGTTTTATGCTGGAAAGCGGTTCTCCTGTTGATTTGAAATTTCTTCTTCACAGTCCGGATCAGGCTCTTGAAGGGATACAGAATAAAGAGTTCGACCTTGCGATTGTTGAACATTGTGTTGGAGACAATTTAAGCCGATTTCAGACTTACTCCTTGCCCCGGGACGAGCTGGTGTTTGTCAGTTCTCCTAAATTA
This window encodes:
- a CDS encoding GSU2203 family decaheme c-type cytochrome, whose protein sequence is MLFKSTGIKTGRLISVLLLVMFLAACATGAIREKMLSMPQVDGASYVGQDTCLECHDDMAGEDFPASTGGEGFAKTIHGRLADFEMMGAEKGCESCHGPGSLHVDAEGDPDSILRPAELAAEEVGAICASCHTDGSLMDWTHSEHALADLSCTDCHSIHGENHAKASLKQDDPELCYSCHQEMQAKSNFPSHHPIKEGKMSCGDCHNPHGELNTHERTNDLCLDCHSRYQGPFIFGHAPVEDDCTICHDPHGSVANNLLVQNEPFLCLQCHEGHFHLLRQASSYDDGDDSVLSATEAANPHGTEGFQMSFGTKCTTCHAVVHGSDSPSQPLTGGGLTR
- a CDS encoding LysR family transcriptional regulator, which codes for MDIRYLKTLVTVVEVGSFSKAARALHLTQSAVSQRIKFLEDAYDYSLFDRSAATLTLTSSGEMVLESARQILGIQDSLMGRLRRIKERPRVSLCCTPTFGTVYLPGVLNRFMLESGSPVDLKFLLHSPDQALEGIQNKEFDLAIVEHCVGDNLSRFQTYSLPRDELVFVSSPKLNLPSPELDIEALLDLCLLARKEGCSSRQLVTRGLEERGRSLDDFSGVITSDDLRLTCQTVLSGGGISFMSKSLVCEYLKTGQMVEHYVKGFPHARCRTVIIEKGREDEPLLRSFARCIFNVMEVSSPI